Proteins co-encoded in one Pseudomonas fluorescens genomic window:
- a CDS encoding ABC transporter ATP-binding protein — MNTYTEHTGATPEIYSLTDVNRVFGKGKDELQVLSGINLALHEGEIVGMLGRSGSGKSTLLRIIAGLIEPSSGEVLYNGKPLDGPAEGVAMVFQTFALFPWLTVLENVEAGLQALQVERKEARKRALAAIDLIGLDGFENAYPRELSGGMRQRVGFARGLVVNPTLLLMDEPFSALDVLTAETLRNDLLDLWSGKQLPIKSILIVTHNIEEAVLMCDRILVLSSNPGRLVAEIKVPFAHPRNRLDPVFRQMVDDIYAQMTDRRSADAGTGKPELKISSPLQEVSTNLMAGLIETLAAEPYNGHAGLPTVAERRLLEVDDLFPVAEMLEYLGFAELKGADITLTEAGKLFADYSTQARKTLFAEHLIRYIPLAARIRQVLLERNGHRAPRVRFEQELEDSLTEAFVEKNLEIVIAWGRYAEIFSYDDNTETFSLEDVEGSL; from the coding sequence ATGAATACCTATACCGAACACACGGGTGCCACACCCGAAATCTACTCGCTCACCGACGTCAACCGAGTGTTCGGCAAGGGCAAGGACGAGCTGCAGGTGCTCAGCGGGATCAACCTGGCCCTGCACGAAGGCGAAATAGTCGGCATGCTTGGCCGCTCCGGCTCGGGCAAGTCCACCCTGCTGCGGATCATCGCGGGCCTGATCGAGCCCTCGTCCGGGGAAGTGCTGTACAACGGCAAGCCGCTGGACGGCCCGGCCGAAGGCGTGGCCATGGTGTTCCAGACCTTTGCCCTGTTCCCGTGGCTGACGGTGCTGGAAAACGTCGAGGCCGGCCTGCAGGCCTTGCAGGTCGAACGCAAAGAAGCACGCAAGCGAGCGCTGGCGGCCATCGACCTGATCGGCCTGGACGGTTTCGAAAACGCCTACCCTCGCGAACTGTCCGGCGGCATGCGCCAGCGCGTGGGGTTCGCTCGCGGGCTGGTGGTCAACCCGACGCTGCTGTTGATGGACGAACCCTTCTCGGCGCTGGACGTGCTGACCGCCGAAACCTTGAGAAACGATCTGCTGGACCTGTGGAGCGGCAAGCAACTGCCGATCAAATCGATCCTGATCGTGACCCACAACATCGAAGAAGCGGTACTGATGTGCGACCGCATTCTGGTGCTGTCGTCCAACCCGGGGCGGCTGGTGGCGGAAATCAAGGTGCCCTTCGCCCATCCGCGCAATCGCCTGGATCCGGTGTTCCGGCAAATGGTCGATGACATCTACGCGCAGATGACCGACCGCCGCAGCGCCGACGCTGGCACCGGCAAACCCGAACTGAAGATCAGCAGCCCGCTGCAGGAAGTATCCACCAACCTGATGGCAGGCCTGATCGAAACCCTGGCGGCCGAACCCTACAACGGTCACGCCGGCCTGCCCACCGTGGCCGAACGTCGCTTGCTGGAAGTGGACGACCTGTTTCCGGTGGCCGAAATGCTCGAATACCTGGGCTTCGCCGAACTCAAAGGCGCGGATATCACCCTGACCGAGGCCGGGAAACTGTTCGCCGACTACAGCACCCAGGCACGCAAGACCCTGTTTGCCGAACATCTGATCCGCTACATACCGCTGGCCGCGCGGATCCGTCAGGTATTGCTGGAGCGCAACGGCCACCGGGCGCCACGGGTGCGTTTCGAGCAGGAACTGGAAGATTCGCTGACCGAGGCCTTCGTCGAGAAAAACCTGGAAATCGTGATTGCCTGGGGTCGCTACGCCGAGATTTTCTCCTACGACGACAACACGGAGACCTTCAGCCTGGAAGATGTCGAGGGCAGCCTGTAG
- a CDS encoding CrfX protein — protein MHDPFEQSLRDMLNASPSGRDDDACLGRVLKTANRQVGAGDLFSLLGRWLPALMIALNNGSAHVAPVSRLRKPTARTADKAD, from the coding sequence ATGCACGATCCGTTTGAACAGTCTTTGCGCGACATGCTCAACGCCTCGCCGTCCGGCCGCGACGACGATGCCTGCCTGGGCCGCGTACTCAAAACCGCCAACCGCCAGGTCGGCGCCGGTGATCTGTTCAGCCTGCTGGGCCGCTGGCTGCCTGCGCTGATGATCGCCCTGAACAACGGCTCGGCTCATGTCGCGCCGGTTTCCCGTCTCCGTAAACCTACCGCTCGCACTGCTGATAAGGCTGATTGA
- a CDS encoding ABC transporter permease yields the protein MNKVFRHYIPASTRRLLPNRWDLIALPLVIGFLLFFSIGARETWAPIGTLQSEVVSLDPSHLPEYAMRTTLRMLAAMVASLVFTLLYGTLAAKSRRAEKLLVPVLDILQSVPVLGYISFTVTFFLLLFPGRVLGAEFAAIFAIFTSQAWNMTFSFYQSLRMLPRDLVEVSTNLQLSGWQKFWKLDVPFAMPGLVWNMMMSMSGGWFFVVASEAITVGDQTITLPGIGSFLALAIAQKDMHAVGYVILTMIVVILIYDQFLFRPLVAWADKFRMENTASQTAAPESWVLNLIQRTRMIQRILRPISRATSRLGNMRLNLPRSARKVMTSQSPATTKAIDWIWGSFIALLTAYALYHIVLYVGTEVTFAEVGHVLLLGLFTLLRVAGLIFIASLIWVPLGVMIGLRPALAEKIQPLAQFLAAFPANLLFPVFVIVILRYQLNPDIWLSPLIVLGTQWYILFNVIAGASAFPNDFKEAAANFRIRGWLWWRKVMLPGIFPYYVTGAITASGGAWNASIVSEFVSWGQDKVVAHGLGAYIAQTTAAGDFPKITLGVVVMSFFVVAFNRVVWRPMYAMAENKLRLN from the coding sequence ATGAATAAGGTGTTCCGTCACTACATACCGGCCTCGACCCGACGTCTGCTGCCCAATCGCTGGGACTTGATCGCCCTGCCGCTGGTGATCGGCTTCCTGCTGTTTTTCTCGATCGGTGCCCGGGAAACCTGGGCCCCGATCGGCACGCTGCAAAGTGAAGTGGTCTCACTCGACCCGAGCCATTTGCCGGAATACGCCATGCGCACCACCCTGCGCATGCTCGCGGCGATGGTGGCGTCACTGGTGTTCACCCTGCTCTACGGCACCTTGGCGGCCAAAAGCCGACGCGCCGAAAAACTCCTGGTGCCGGTGCTGGATATCCTGCAATCGGTGCCGGTGCTGGGTTACATCTCCTTCACCGTGACCTTCTTTCTGTTGCTGTTTCCCGGTCGGGTACTGGGCGCGGAATTCGCCGCGATCTTTGCCATTTTCACCAGCCAGGCCTGGAACATGACGTTCAGCTTCTATCAGTCGCTGCGCATGCTGCCGCGGGATCTGGTGGAGGTCTCGACCAACCTGCAACTGTCCGGCTGGCAGAAATTCTGGAAGCTCGACGTACCCTTTGCGATGCCCGGGCTGGTCTGGAACATGATGATGAGCATGTCCGGCGGATGGTTCTTCGTGGTGGCCTCCGAAGCGATCACCGTCGGTGACCAGACCATCACCCTGCCCGGGATCGGTTCGTTCCTCGCCCTGGCCATCGCGCAAAAAGACATGCACGCCGTGGGTTACGTCATCCTGACGATGATCGTGGTCATCCTGATCTATGACCAGTTTCTGTTCCGCCCGCTGGTGGCCTGGGCCGACAAGTTCCGCATGGAGAACACCGCCTCGCAGACCGCTGCGCCGGAGTCCTGGGTGCTGAATCTGATTCAGCGCACCCGGATGATCCAGCGCATTTTGCGCCCCATCAGTCGCGCCACCAGCCGCCTCGGCAACATGCGCCTGAACCTGCCGCGTTCGGCGCGCAAGGTCATGACTTCGCAAAGCCCCGCCACCACCAAGGCCATCGACTGGATCTGGGGCTCGTTTATCGCGCTGCTGACCGCGTATGCGCTGTACCACATCGTGCTGTATGTCGGCACCGAGGTGACGTTCGCAGAGGTCGGGCATGTGTTGCTGTTGGGGCTGTTCACTCTGTTGCGAGTGGCCGGGTTGATCTTCATCGCCTCGCTGATCTGGGTGCCGCTGGGCGTGATGATCGGTCTGCGCCCGGCATTGGCGGAAAAGATCCAGCCGCTGGCGCAGTTTCTCGCGGCGTTTCCGGCAAACCTGTTGTTCCCGGTATTCGTCATCGTGATCCTGCGCTACCAGTTGAACCCGGACATCTGGCTGAGCCCGCTGATCGTGCTCGGGACGCAGTGGTACATCCTGTTCAACGTGATCGCCGGGGCCAGCGCCTTCCCCAATGACTTCAAGGAAGCCGCCGCCAACTTCCGCATTCGCGGCTGGCTGTGGTGGCGCAAGGTGATGCTGCCGGGGATCTTCCCGTATTACGTGACCGGTGCCATCACCGCCTCGGGCGGCGCATGGAACGCCAGCATCGTCTCCGAATTCGTTTCCTGGGGGCAGGACAAAGTCGTCGCCCACGGCCTCGGCGCCTACATCGCGCAAACCACGGCCGCCGGCGACTTCCCGAAAATCACCCTCGGCGTGGTGGTGATGTCGTTCTTTGTCGTGGCCTTCAATCGCGTGGTCTGGCGACCGATGTACGCCATGGCCGAAAACAAACTTCGCCTGAACTGA
- a CDS encoding zinc transporter ZntB yields MFEEENAQWGLVHALVLDGKGGARSIARTELDDLQLQAHESLWLHWDRSHPQTQTWLRKSSGLNEFTCDLLLEENTRPRLLPLPDSELLLFLRGVNLNPGAEPEDMVSVRIFASAQRVISLRLRPLRATDELLAMLGEGKGPKTSSELILYLAQYLTNKVQDLVTCLSEVVDEEEEKLDADERYTPEHGAVLHIRRRAAGLKRFLAPQRDIFGQLTRIKLPWFVDDDADYWNELNNSLTRYLEELELTRERVGLVLDTEDRRLSVRMNRTMYRFGIITGIFLPMSFLTGLLGINVGGIPLSGSPYGFLVACLLMVLVALGQWWLFRRLRWV; encoded by the coding sequence ATGTTCGAGGAAGAAAACGCGCAATGGGGGCTGGTGCATGCCCTGGTGCTGGATGGTAAAGGCGGTGCGCGTTCGATAGCCCGGACTGAACTCGACGATTTGCAGCTGCAGGCCCATGAAAGCCTGTGGCTGCACTGGGATCGCAGTCACCCGCAGACCCAGACCTGGCTGCGCAAGTCCAGCGGACTGAACGAATTCACCTGCGATCTGCTGCTGGAAGAGAACACCCGTCCACGGCTGTTGCCGCTGCCCGATTCCGAGTTGCTGCTGTTTTTGCGCGGGGTCAACCTCAATCCTGGGGCCGAGCCGGAAGACATGGTCTCGGTACGGATTTTCGCTTCGGCCCAGCGTGTGATTTCCCTGCGTTTGCGCCCATTGCGCGCCACGGATGAACTGCTGGCGATGCTGGGGGAGGGCAAGGGCCCGAAAACGTCGTCCGAACTCATTCTTTATCTTGCGCAATATCTCACCAACAAGGTGCAGGATCTGGTCACTTGCCTCTCGGAAGTGGTCGATGAAGAGGAAGAAAAGCTGGACGCCGACGAACGGTATACCCCCGAGCACGGAGCGGTTTTGCACATCCGTCGTCGAGCCGCCGGACTGAAGCGTTTTCTCGCACCGCAGCGCGATATTTTCGGACAGCTGACGCGAATAAAACTGCCATGGTTCGTCGATGACGACGCGGACTATTGGAATGAATTGAACAACAGCCTGACCCGCTACCTCGAAGAGCTCGAATTGACCCGAGAGCGCGTGGGGCTTGTGCTGGACACCGAAGACCGGCGTTTGAGCGTGCGCATGAATCGCACCATGTACCGCTTCGGGATCATCACCGGGATCTTCTTGCCGATGAGTTTTCTCACCGGCCTGCTGGGGATCAATGTCGGCGGAATTCCACTTTCCGGAAGCCCTTACGGCTTCCTGGTGGCATGCCTGCTGATGGTCCTGGTGGCGCTCGGACAATGGTGGTTGTTCCGCCGATTGCGCTGGGTTTGA
- the rraA gene encoding ribonuclease E activity regulator RraA produces the protein MNHYLTPDLCDAYPELVQVLEPMFSNFGGRDSFGGEIVTIKCFEDNSLVKEQVELKGNGKVLVVDGGGSLRRALLGDMLAEKASKNGWEGLVIYGCIRDVDVIAQTDLGVQALASHPMKTDKRGIGDLNVPVTFAGVTFHPGQYIYADNNGVIISPSPLKMPE, from the coding sequence ATGAACCATTACCTCACGCCTGACCTGTGCGACGCCTATCCGGAGCTGGTGCAGGTGCTGGAACCGATGTTCAGCAATTTCGGTGGCCGTGATTCCTTCGGCGGCGAAATCGTGACCATCAAGTGCTTCGAAGACAACTCGCTGGTCAAGGAACAGGTTGAACTCAAGGGCAACGGCAAGGTGCTGGTGGTCGATGGCGGCGGTTCCCTGCGGCGTGCGCTGCTGGGCGACATGCTCGCCGAGAAAGCCTCGAAAAACGGTTGGGAAGGGCTGGTCATCTACGGCTGCATCCGTGATGTGGACGTCATCGCCCAGACCGATCTCGGCGTGCAGGCACTGGCCAGCCACCCGATGAAGACCGACAAGCGGGGTATCGGCGACCTCAACGTGCCGGTGACTTTTGCGGGCGTTACGTTTCATCCGGGCCAATACATCTATGCGGACAACAACGGCGTGATTATCTCGCCGAGCCCGCTGAAGATGCCTGAATAA
- the ppsA gene encoding phosphoenolpyruvate synthase, which produces MVEYVVSLDKLGKHDVEHVGGKNASLGEMISNLAGAGVSVPGGFATTAQAYRDFLELSGLNDQIHKALDALDVDDVNALAKTGAQIRQWIMEAEFPEKLNTEIRTAFAALSAGNPDVAVAVRSSATAEDLPDASFAGQQETFLNIRGVENVIRAAKEVFASLFNDRAISYRVHQGFDHKLVALSAGVQRMVRSETGTAGVMFTLDTESGFRDVVFITGAYGLGETVVQGAVNPDEFYVHKGTLAAGRPAILRRNLGSKAIKMIYGDEAKAGRSVKTVDVDKAERARFCLTDAEVSELAKQAMIIEKHYGCPMDIEWAKDGDDGKLYIVQARPETVKSRTQANVMERYLLKETGTVLVEGRAIGQRIGAGKVRIIKDVSEMDKVQPGDVLVSDMTDPDWEPVMKRASAIVTNRGGRTCHAAIIARELGIPAVVGCGNATQLLKDGQGVTVSCAEGDTGYIFEGELGFDIKKNSVDAMPELPFKIMMNVGNPDRAFDFAQLPNAGVGLARLEFIINRMIGVHPKALLNYDGLPQDIKESVDKRIAGYDDPVGFYVEKLVEGISTLAAAFAPKKVIVRLSDFKSNEYANLIGGKLYEPEEENPMLGFRGASRYISESFRDCFELECRALKRVRNEMGLTNVEIMVPFVRTLGEASQVVDLLAENGLKRGDNGLRVIMMCELPSNAILAEEFLEFFDGFSIGSNDLTQLTLGLDRDSGIIAHLFDERNPAVKKLLANAIAACNKAGKYIGICGQGPSDHPDLAKWLMEQGIESVSLNPDTVLETWFFLAEGQAAE; this is translated from the coding sequence TTGGTAGAGTACGTAGTTTCCCTCGATAAGCTCGGCAAACACGATGTTGAGCATGTGGGGGGCAAGAACGCATCCCTGGGCGAGATGATCAGCAACCTGGCCGGTGCCGGTGTGTCGGTCCCCGGCGGTTTCGCCACCACGGCGCAGGCCTATCGCGACTTTCTCGAGCTGAGCGGCCTCAACGACCAGATCCACAAGGCTCTCGACGCCCTGGACGTCGATGACGTCAACGCGCTGGCCAAGACCGGCGCCCAGATCCGCCAATGGATCATGGAAGCCGAATTCCCTGAAAAACTGAACACCGAGATCCGCACCGCGTTCGCCGCGCTGTCGGCCGGCAATCCCGATGTGGCGGTGGCCGTGCGTTCCTCCGCCACCGCCGAAGACCTGCCGGACGCCTCGTTCGCCGGTCAGCAGGAAACCTTCCTGAACATCCGTGGCGTGGAAAACGTCATCCGTGCGGCCAAGGAAGTGTTCGCTTCCCTGTTCAACGACCGCGCCATTTCCTACCGCGTGCACCAGGGCTTCGACCACAAACTGGTCGCCCTGTCGGCTGGCGTGCAGCGCATGGTGCGTTCGGAAACCGGCACTGCCGGCGTGATGTTCACCCTCGATACCGAATCCGGTTTCCGTGACGTGGTGTTCATCACCGGCGCCTACGGCCTGGGCGAAACCGTCGTACAAGGCGCGGTGAACCCGGATGAATTCTATGTCCACAAGGGCACGCTTGCGGCCGGTCGCCCGGCGATCCTGCGCCGCAACCTGGGCAGCAAGGCCATCAAGATGATCTACGGCGACGAGGCCAAGGCCGGTCGTTCGGTGAAAACCGTTGATGTCGACAAGGCCGAGCGCGCGCGTTTCTGCCTGACCGACGCCGAAGTCAGCGAGCTGGCCAAGCAGGCGATGATCATCGAGAAGCACTACGGCTGCCCGATGGACATCGAATGGGCCAAGGACGGTGACGACGGCAAGCTGTACATCGTGCAGGCCCGTCCGGAAACCGTGAAGAGCCGCACCCAGGCCAACGTCATGGAACGTTACCTGCTGAAAGAAACCGGCACCGTGCTGGTGGAAGGCCGTGCCATCGGTCAGCGCATCGGCGCCGGCAAGGTGCGGATCATCAAGGACGTCTCCGAAATGGACAAGGTCCAGCCGGGCGACGTGCTGGTCTCCGACATGACCGACCCGGACTGGGAACCGGTGATGAAGCGCGCCAGCGCCATCGTCACCAACCGTGGCGGCCGTACCTGCCACGCGGCGATCATCGCCCGTGAACTGGGTATTCCGGCTGTCGTCGGTTGCGGCAACGCCACCCAGCTGCTGAAGGATGGCCAGGGCGTGACCGTGTCCTGCGCCGAAGGCGACACCGGTTACATCTTCGAAGGCGAACTGGGCTTCGACATCAAGAAGAACTCCGTGGACGCCATGCCGGAGCTGCCGTTCAAGATCATGATGAACGTCGGCAACCCGGACCGCGCCTTCGACTTCGCGCAGCTGCCGAACGCCGGTGTGGGCCTGGCCCGTCTGGAATTCATCATCAACCGCATGATCGGCGTCCACCCGAAAGCGCTGTTGAACTACGACGGCCTGCCTCAGGACATCAAGGAAAGCGTCGACAAGCGCATCGCCGGTTACGATGATCCGGTCGGTTTCTATGTCGAGAAACTGGTTGAAGGCATCAGTACCCTGGCCGCTGCGTTCGCGCCGAAGAAGGTCATTGTGCGTCTGTCGGACTTCAAGTCCAACGAATACGCCAACCTGATCGGCGGCAAGCTGTACGAGCCGGAAGAAGAAAACCCGATGCTGGGCTTCCGTGGCGCTTCGCGTTACATCAGCGAATCGTTCCGTGACTGTTTCGAACTCGAGTGCCGTGCGCTGAAACGCGTGCGCAACGAGATGGGCCTGACCAACGTCGAAATCATGGTGCCGTTCGTCCGTACGCTGGGCGAAGCCAGCCAGGTGGTCGATCTGCTGGCCGAAAACGGCCTGAAGCGCGGCGACAACGGCCTGCGCGTGATCATGATGTGCGAACTGCCATCCAACGCGATCCTGGCTGAAGAGTTCCTCGAATTCTTCGACGGTTTCTCGATCGGTTCCAACGACCTGACCCAGCTGACACTGGGCCTGGACCGTGACTCCGGGATCATCGCGCACCTGTTCGACGAGCGTAATCCGGCAGTCAAGAAGCTGCTGGCCAACGCGATTGCCGCGTGCAACAAGGCCGGCAAGTACATCGGCATCTGTGGTCAGGGCCCTTCGGACCACCCGGACCTCGCCAAGTGGCTGATGGAGCAGGGCATCGAAAGCGTATCGTTGAACCCGGACACCGTGCTGGAAACCTGGTTCTTCCTTGCCGAAGGCCAGGCGGCGGAATAA
- the prpD gene encoding 2-methylcitrate dehydratase encodes MSANVDLNNRPDYDDVLQDIADYVLTCKIESAEALDTARNCLMDTLGCGLLALRFPECTKHLGPIVEGTVVPFGARVPGTSYRLDPVKAAWDIGCIVRWLDYNDTWLAAEWGHPSDNLGGILAVADHLAQKRLANGEAPLTVRDVLEAMIMAHEIQGVIALENSFNRVGLDHVILVKVASTAVVAKLMGANREQLLSALSHAFADGQALRTYRHAPNAGSRKSWAAGDASSRGVRLADIALRGEMGIPGVLTAKQWGFYDVLFSHTNNDLALKPEGKRAFSFSRPFGSYVMENVLFKISFPAEFHAQTACEAAVTLHPQVRNRLHEIDRIVITTHESAIRIISKVGPLANAADRDHCIQYMTAVPLAFGNLVAEQYEDDFHRAHPIIDVLREKMVIVEDPRFTREYLEPDKRSIANAVQVFFKDGSSTENVVVEYPIGHRRRRAEGIPLLEDKFRANLATRFTGQRGAEILALCKDQVRLEATPVNRFVDLFVI; translated from the coding sequence ATGAGCGCCAACGTCGACCTGAACAACCGCCCCGACTACGACGATGTCCTGCAGGACATCGCCGATTACGTCCTCACCTGCAAAATCGAATCCGCCGAAGCCCTCGACACCGCCCGCAACTGCCTGATGGACACGCTGGGCTGCGGACTGCTGGCCCTGCGTTTTCCCGAATGCACCAAGCACCTGGGCCCCATCGTAGAAGGCACCGTCGTGCCGTTCGGCGCCCGAGTGCCGGGCACTTCCTATCGCCTGGATCCGGTAAAGGCCGCGTGGGACATCGGCTGCATCGTACGCTGGCTCGATTACAACGACACCTGGCTCGCCGCCGAATGGGGGCATCCATCGGACAACCTCGGCGGGATTCTCGCGGTGGCCGATCACTTGGCACAAAAGCGTCTGGCCAATGGCGAAGCGCCGTTGACCGTGCGCGATGTGCTCGAAGCGATGATCATGGCCCACGAGATTCAGGGCGTGATCGCCCTGGAAAACTCCTTCAACCGCGTAGGCCTCGACCATGTGATTCTGGTGAAAGTGGCTTCGACAGCCGTCGTCGCCAAACTGATGGGCGCCAATCGCGAGCAGTTGTTGTCGGCGTTGTCCCATGCGTTTGCCGATGGTCAGGCGTTGCGCACTTACCGGCATGCGCCAAATGCCGGATCGCGAAAGTCCTGGGCGGCGGGGGATGCCTCGAGCCGGGGCGTGCGCCTTGCCGACATCGCCCTGCGCGGTGAAATGGGAATTCCCGGTGTACTGACGGCAAAGCAGTGGGGTTTCTACGACGTGCTGTTCAGCCACACCAACAACGATCTGGCACTCAAGCCCGAAGGCAAGCGCGCCTTCAGCTTCTCGCGGCCGTTCGGCAGTTACGTGATGGAAAACGTGCTGTTCAAGATCAGCTTCCCCGCCGAATTCCACGCGCAAACTGCCTGCGAAGCCGCCGTGACACTGCATCCGCAGGTGCGCAATCGTCTGCATGAGATCGACCGGATCGTCATCACCACCCACGAATCGGCGATCCGCATCATTTCCAAGGTCGGGCCGCTGGCCAATGCCGCCGACCGCGATCACTGCATCCAGTACATGACCGCCGTGCCGCTGGCGTTCGGCAATCTGGTGGCCGAGCAGTACGAGGACGATTTCCACAGGGCCCATCCAATCATCGATGTGCTGCGCGAAAAAATGGTCATCGTCGAAGATCCGCGTTTCACCCGCGAATATCTCGAGCCCGACAAACGCTCGATTGCCAATGCGGTGCAGGTGTTTTTCAAGGACGGTTCCAGCACCGAAAATGTGGTGGTGGAGTACCCGATCGGTCACCGTCGGCGCAGGGCCGAGGGCATTCCGTTGCTGGAGGACAAGTTCAGGGCGAACCTGGCCACGCGTTTTACCGGCCAGCGCGGCGCCGAGATCCTTGCGCTGTGCAAGGATCAGGTGCGGCTAGAGGCGACGCCGGTGAACCGCTTTGTCGACTTGTTCGTGATCTGA
- a CDS encoding alpha/beta fold hydrolase: MQSSSNLFPVALISAERRGDLSEDIYRLKPGNSPDWSVEIAVTRLGMADEPATRGVPVILLHGSFSNRRFWFSPKGLGLGAYLTRLGFDVWIPEMRGHGMSQRNEDYRRNRVADYARYDLPAIAAFVREQSGQIPHWIGHSLGGITLAAALGGEYLGEPAVASAAFFGTQVSRTYWPLKIPPVEWSGRFILKRFAQLSGSRLKRGPEDEPIGLALESMRWYGLFGRFGDKDKDWWAGLADVQVPVLAVTAVGDHQDPAWACRKLFDQVGSEHKQFINLGREQGFSENFGHVEMLVSKAAQAEVWPLVARWLADQHTPLLGEKMDLAAAG; the protein is encoded by the coding sequence ATGCAAAGCAGCAGCAACCTATTTCCTGTCGCCCTGATCAGCGCTGAACGACGCGGTGATCTGAGCGAAGACATCTACCGTTTGAAGCCGGGCAACAGCCCTGACTGGTCCGTGGAAATCGCGGTGACCCGTCTCGGCATGGCCGATGAACCGGCGACACGCGGCGTGCCGGTGATCTTGCTGCACGGCAGCTTCTCCAACCGGCGCTTCTGGTTCTCCCCGAAAGGTCTGGGGCTGGGCGCTTATCTGACGCGTCTGGGGTTCGATGTATGGATCCCGGAAATGCGCGGCCACGGCATGTCCCAGCGCAACGAGGACTATCGCCGCAACCGCGTCGCCGATTACGCCCGTTACGATTTGCCGGCCATCGCCGCGTTCGTGCGTGAACAGAGCGGGCAGATCCCGCACTGGATCGGTCATTCGCTGGGCGGCATTACGCTCGCGGCCGCCCTGGGCGGCGAATACCTCGGCGAACCGGCCGTAGCGTCGGCAGCGTTTTTCGGCACGCAGGTCAGTCGTACCTACTGGCCGCTGAAAATTCCGCCGGTGGAATGGAGCGGGCGTTTCATTCTCAAGCGTTTTGCCCAGTTGTCCGGCTCGCGTCTCAAGCGTGGCCCGGAAGACGAGCCGATCGGCCTCGCGCTGGAAAGCATGCGCTGGTATGGCCTGTTCGGGCGTTTCGGGGACAAGGACAAGGATTGGTGGGCGGGGCTCGCCGATGTCCAGGTGCCGGTGTTGGCCGTGACGGCGGTCGGGGATCATCAGGATCCGGCCTGGGCCTGCCGCAAGTTGTTCGATCAGGTCGGCTCCGAGCACAAGCAATTTATCAATCTGGGTCGTGAACAGGGCTTCAGCGAAAATTTCGGTCATGTCGAAATGCTGGTGAGCAAGGCTGCCCAGGCCGAAGTCTGGCCACTGGTGGCGCGCTGGCTGGCTGACCAGCACACGCCATTACTTGGCGAAAAGATGGATCTGGCGGCGGCAGGATGA
- the ppsR gene encoding posphoenolpyruvate synthetase regulatory kinase/phosphorylase PpsR translates to MKRSAFFISDGTGITAETLGQSLLAQFENITFTKLTRPYIDNADKARAMVQQINKAAETDGFRPIIFDTIVNQDIREILATSNGFMIDIFSTFLAPLEQELTEHSSYTVGKSHSIGHNSNYMERIEAVNFALDNDDGARTHYYDKADLILVGVSRCGKTPTCLYMAMQFGIRAANYPLTEDDMERLQLPTALRAHQHKLFGLTIDPDRLTAIRNERKPNSRYSSYAQCEFEVREVENLFRRENIPHINSTHFSVEEISAKILVEKGVERRFK, encoded by the coding sequence ATGAAACGATCTGCTTTCTTTATCTCCGATGGCACCGGCATTACTGCCGAAACCCTGGGTCAAAGCCTTCTGGCGCAGTTCGAAAACATTACCTTCACCAAGCTCACGCGGCCCTACATCGACAACGCGGACAAAGCGCGGGCCATGGTACAACAAATCAACAAAGCCGCTGAAACCGATGGTTTCCGGCCGATTATCTTCGACACCATCGTCAATCAGGACATCCGTGAGATTCTCGCAACCTCCAATGGTTTCATGATCGACATTTTCTCGACGTTCCTCGCCCCGCTCGAACAGGAACTGACCGAGCACTCTTCCTACACCGTCGGCAAATCCCATTCGATCGGCCACAACTCCAACTACATGGAGCGGATCGAGGCGGTGAACTTCGCCCTCGATAACGACGACGGCGCCCGCACCCACTATTACGACAAGGCCGACCTGATACTAGTGGGCGTGTCGCGTTGTGGTAAGACGCCGACGTGTCTGTACATGGCGATGCAGTTCGGCATCCGCGCGGCCAACTACCCGCTGACCGAAGACGACATGGAACGCCTGCAATTGCCGACCGCCCTGCGCGCCCACCAGCACAAGCTGTTCGGTCTGACCATCGACCCGGACCGCCTTACCGCGATCCGCAATGAGCGCAAGCCCAACAGCCGCTATTCGAGCTACGCCCAGTGCGAATTCGAAGTGCGCGAAGTGGAGAACCTGTTCCGCCGCGAAAACATCCCGCACATCAACTCCACGCATTTTTCCGTGGAAGAGATTTCGGCGAAGATCCTGGTGGAAAAAGGCGTGGAGCGGCGTTTCAAGTAA